One genomic window of Halorhabdus sp. CBA1104 includes the following:
- a CDS encoding cytochrome d ubiquinol oxidase subunit II, with protein sequence MIEPLFIPVETYLVPSLPDVWFGVVMFALAMYIVLDGFDFGIGMLYATRDNDHERETLLAAFGPIWDANEVWLIAFGTMTLAAFPDVYSRLLADNYLIALGFVLALLFRGIGPELREQREDEHWQRACDYSFVGGSVLAPFLFGVLAGSWVFSVGALSLPAILTGVGLVAVSAVTGAAFLAAKTGPALAGEMRDLGVVATLAYLGGVVVLLAVVVWTDAGEAAGTILSAPGIAIVGLSVVAGLSGIVLALRDRYRAWLATALALPTLLSALVALLLYPTIYPATATGLELTVSDAVVSPLALNLTTVLGFPVLVVVLWYFKFLYGVFSGPIETEGYGA encoded by the coding sequence ATGATTGAGCCCCTGTTCATCCCGGTCGAGACGTATCTCGTCCCGTCCCTGCCGGACGTCTGGTTCGGGGTCGTGATGTTCGCCCTGGCGATGTACATCGTCTTAGACGGGTTCGACTTCGGGATCGGGATGCTGTATGCGACCCGCGACAACGATCACGAGCGCGAGACCCTCCTGGCGGCGTTCGGGCCGATCTGGGACGCCAACGAGGTGTGGCTGATCGCGTTCGGCACGATGACACTCGCTGCCTTTCCGGACGTCTACTCGCGGCTACTGGCCGACAACTACCTGATCGCCCTCGGGTTCGTCCTGGCGTTGTTGTTCCGCGGTATCGGCCCGGAGCTTCGCGAACAGCGCGAAGACGAGCACTGGCAACGGGCCTGTGATTACTCCTTCGTCGGCGGGAGTGTCCTCGCGCCGTTCCTGTTTGGCGTCCTGGCCGGCTCGTGGGTGTTCAGCGTGGGTGCGCTCTCGCTGCCTGCGATTCTGACTGGCGTTGGTCTGGTCGCCGTCTCGGCGGTCACCGGCGCGGCGTTCCTGGCGGCAAAGACTGGGCCGGCCCTCGCCGGAGAGATGCGCGATCTCGGCGTCGTCGCCACGCTTGCGTACCTCGGTGGCGTGGTCGTCTTGCTCGCGGTCGTCGTCTGGACCGACGCCGGCGAGGCCGCCGGAACGATCCTCTCGGCTCCTGGGATCGCTATCGTCGGCCTCTCGGTGGTCGCAGGCCTCAGTGGGATCGTCCTCGCACTCCGCGATCGGTACCGGGCGTGGCTCGCGACCGCGCTCGCCTTGCCCACGCTGTTGAGCGCGCTCGTCGCTCTCCTGTTGTATCCGACGATCTATCCCGCAACGGCGACAGGGTTGGAGCTGACCGTGAGCGACGCGGTGGTCTCACCGCTCGCGCTGAACCTCACGACCGTCCTCGGGTTCCCGGTGCTGGTGGTCGTGTTGTGGTACTTCAAATTCCTCTATGGCGTCTTCAGTGGGCCGATCGAAACTGAGGGATACGGCGCCTAA
- a CDS encoding ASCH domain-containing protein: MAHRDATEILPGGHLTAQVLDGDVTQIHRGQAYAAEGDTFDIDGTTFEVTDVAERTLGDLTDEDAQREGSENLAAYKQRLARVHDEFEWNPDSEVVRHRFEPAEE, from the coding sequence ATGGCACACAGAGACGCCACCGAGATCCTTCCAGGCGGGCATCTTACCGCGCAGGTACTGGACGGCGACGTGACCCAGATCCACCGCGGGCAGGCCTACGCCGCGGAGGGCGACACCTTCGATATCGACGGCACCACGTTCGAAGTCACCGACGTGGCCGAGCGGACGCTCGGGGATCTGACCGACGAGGACGCACAGCGCGAGGGATCTGAGAACTTAGCGGCCTACAAGCAACGCCTCGCGCGGGTCCACGACGAGTTCGAGTGGAACCCCGACAGCGAAGTCGTCCGCCATCGTTTCGAGCCAGCCGAAGAGTGA
- a CDS encoding ABC transporter ATP-binding protein, with amino-acid sequence MSKRLTVDNLDVRFRTTGRPVRAVNGVSFELDAGEILGLVGESGCGKSATARSLVRLEEPGEITNGTITFDGTDLTAADERTLRRLRGQELATIFQDPASSLNPGFPVGEQIDEALRIRKRPHQQSLVGELTSRLSRRGRTDNRDAVRQAMQAAGIHQPGDWIDAYPHQLSDGLRQRVMIAIALARRPSLLIADEPTTALDTTTQAAIHETLRALNREYGMGLLFITHDLGVVSELCDRVLVMYDGSIVERGETDAVLTAPSHPYTKSLLDCIPRRSEPQTTLPTIDGDVPERTTGPAGCPFAHRCPSVTAACREEPPETVAVAAGHTVDCVVPSARAPRTVERTGQATPAEQHAADGESVSTDRQPVASNARARPSGDTGSGSATRDSDTEKTPGESEPIIAVEGVSKSFQTSETLTDRLVGTAERRTALQDVSLSVDAGTTMGLIGESGCGKSTLLKLIAGLETPTEGTVRLHGEAVGSVDGRTMDQRSEIGVVFQNPQRSINPKQTVRAVIAEPLYEAGWERQRRDERVESLLDSVGLPVEYAERQPRQLSGGQIQRVAIARALALGPSVVLLDEPTASLDVSAQATILNLLVSLQRDLGLTYLLVSHDLEVVRHMADRVAVMYFGQLVETGPATTVFADPSHPYTRTLLDAIPGIDAGTAASRPGMTQSPAPEASGCAFLPRCPAGTDTCRQREPPLEHDGQVRTRCHHPAGRGSEEPRTAAIEESNRPTSGESSTANSAKSNSDAITDKRRQ; translated from the coding sequence ATGAGTAAACGCCTTACTGTCGACAACCTCGACGTTCGATTTCGGACAACCGGTCGTCCCGTCCGTGCGGTCAACGGCGTCTCTTTCGAACTCGACGCCGGTGAGATCCTCGGGCTGGTCGGCGAGAGTGGCTGTGGGAAATCGGCAACGGCCCGCTCGCTCGTCCGCCTCGAAGAGCCCGGCGAGATCACCAACGGGACGATCACGTTCGACGGGACTGATCTCACCGCCGCCGACGAACGTACGCTTCGGCGGCTACGCGGCCAGGAACTGGCGACGATTTTCCAGGACCCGGCGTCCTCGCTCAACCCTGGGTTTCCCGTCGGTGAGCAGATCGACGAAGCCCTTCGGATCCGCAAGCGGCCACACCAACAGTCCCTGGTCGGCGAGCTCACGTCCCGACTGAGCCGGCGCGGACGGACGGACAACCGGGACGCGGTTCGCCAGGCCATGCAGGCGGCGGGCATCCACCAGCCCGGCGACTGGATCGACGCCTACCCACACCAACTGAGCGACGGTCTTCGCCAGCGCGTGATGATCGCCATCGCGCTGGCACGCCGCCCGTCACTGCTTATCGCTGACGAGCCGACGACGGCTCTGGATACGACGACACAGGCCGCGATCCACGAGACGCTCCGGGCGCTCAACCGCGAGTACGGCATGGGACTGCTCTTTATCACGCACGATCTGGGTGTCGTCTCGGAGCTGTGTGATCGTGTCCTCGTCATGTACGACGGATCGATCGTCGAGCGCGGCGAGACCGACGCGGTACTGACGGCACCGAGTCACCCCTACACGAAGTCCCTGCTGGATTGTATTCCACGGCGTTCGGAACCTCAGACCACACTCCCGACGATCGACGGTGACGTCCCCGAGCGGACCACTGGGCCTGCAGGCTGTCCGTTCGCCCACCGCTGTCCGTCCGTGACGGCGGCCTGCCGTGAGGAGCCACCAGAGACCGTCGCGGTCGCCGCCGGCCATACCGTCGACTGTGTGGTCCCGAGTGCCCGAGCCCCACGGACTGTCGAACGAACGGGGCAAGCGACTCCGGCGGAACAGCACGCGGCTGATGGTGAATCTGTCTCGACGGACCGACAGCCCGTCGCCAGCAACGCACGGGCGCGTCCATCGGGGGACACTGGCAGTGGCTCGGCGACCCGCGACAGCGATACCGAGAAGACGCCGGGCGAGTCCGAGCCGATCATCGCCGTCGAGGGCGTGAGCAAATCCTTCCAAACGTCGGAGACGCTCACGGATCGCCTCGTCGGGACGGCCGAGCGACGGACCGCACTCCAAGACGTCTCGCTGTCGGTGGATGCGGGGACGACGATGGGACTGATCGGCGAGAGCGGCTGTGGGAAATCGACGCTGCTCAAGCTGATCGCCGGCCTGGAGACGCCGACCGAGGGGACCGTTCGCTTACACGGCGAGGCCGTCGGCAGCGTGGACGGACGAACGATGGACCAGCGATCGGAGATCGGTGTCGTCTTCCAGAACCCACAGCGCAGCATCAACCCGAAACAGACCGTCCGGGCGGTCATCGCCGAGCCACTGTACGAGGCCGGCTGGGAGCGACAGCGACGGGACGAACGCGTCGAATCCCTGCTCGATTCGGTCGGGCTGCCGGTCGAATACGCCGAGCGACAGCCCCGACAACTCTCCGGGGGACAGATCCAGCGGGTGGCCATTGCCCGGGCACTCGCGTTGGGGCCGTCGGTCGTGTTGCTCGACGAACCCACGGCATCACTGGACGTCTCGGCCCAGGCGACGATCCTCAATCTGCTGGTCTCGCTGCAACGGGACCTCGGACTGACGTATCTCCTGGTTTCGCACGATCTGGAAGTCGTCCGCCACATGGCCGACCGCGTGGCGGTCATGTACTTCGGCCAGCTCGTCGAGACCGGCCCTGCAACGACGGTCTTCGCTGACCCCTCCCATCCCTATACGCGGACGTTACTGGACGCGATTCCGGGCATCGATGCCGGGACAGCGGCCTCACGCCCCGGGATGACACAGTCACCCGCCCCAGAAGCGTCCGGATGTGCCTTTCTCCCGCGATGTCCGGCTGGAACGGACACCTGTCGGCAGCGTGAACCGCCGTTGGAACACGACGGCCAGGTCCGGACACGGTGTCACCATCCGGCTGGTCGAGGGAGCGAGGAGCCGAGAACAGCTGCTATCGAGGAGTCAAACCGACCGACTAGCGGCGAGTCATCGACAGCGAACAGCGCGAAATCGAACAGCGACGCGATTACCGACAAACGACGACAATGA
- a CDS encoding cytochrome ubiquinol oxidase subunit I, whose product MESATNVLDVAFGAGAALDGTALFLPAELASRVQFGWTISVHILFAALSIGLAPFIVYFTWKAVRTDSERYERLRSFWLKVFAVGFVMGTVTGIPMSFQFGTNFPQFSAVAGELIGGPLAFEAKMAFFLEAVFLGVLLFGRERVSDRLYVLSSALVGFGAWLSGFWILVVNAWMQTPKGYEMITRNGMEVAQLTDPIAAFLTPRMTWMYVHMINASVIAVALLVAGVAAYILWKKRDAKAWQTALKIAILILIVAAPLQAVHGDAYARHVEDTQPQKFAAMEGHYETGTADLHLFAVPTDLSALTDPRAENLFTISLPRVGSFLASGGDFDAEVIGLNEYEDNPPVALVFWSFRLMVGLGFLFIGLAFWGGYLIYRDRLADSSRYLKAMILASPLGYAALLTGWYVTEIGRQPWVIQDVLKTSEAVSSTLTSTEATASLTAFVVIYIGLVLAALYTLRWLIEGELTELGVTESATDHWYGPIPGVTSDD is encoded by the coding sequence ATGGAATCAGCCACTAACGTACTCGATGTCGCGTTCGGGGCCGGGGCGGCACTCGACGGGACGGCGCTGTTCTTGCCGGCCGAGCTCGCCAGCCGCGTCCAGTTCGGCTGGACGATCAGCGTCCACATCCTCTTTGCCGCTCTCTCGATCGGACTTGCCCCGTTTATCGTCTATTTCACGTGGAAAGCAGTTCGGACCGACAGCGAGCGCTACGAACGGCTGCGCTCGTTCTGGCTGAAGGTCTTTGCCGTCGGGTTCGTCATGGGAACAGTCACCGGCATTCCGATGAGTTTCCAGTTCGGGACGAACTTCCCGCAGTTCTCGGCGGTCGCCGGCGAGTTGATCGGCGGCCCCTTGGCCTTCGAGGCGAAGATGGCATTTTTCCTCGAAGCTGTCTTCCTCGGTGTGTTGCTGTTTGGCCGCGAGCGGGTCAGCGACCGGCTGTACGTGCTTTCCTCGGCGCTTGTCGGCTTCGGAGCCTGGCTGTCGGGCTTTTGGATCCTGGTCGTCAACGCCTGGATGCAGACGCCAAAGGGCTACGAGATGATCACACGCAACGGGATGGAGGTCGCCCAGTTGACCGATCCGATCGCCGCGTTCCTCACGCCGCGGATGACCTGGATGTACGTCCACATGATCAACGCCTCGGTGATCGCCGTCGCGTTGCTGGTCGCCGGTGTCGCCGCGTACATCCTCTGGAAGAAACGCGACGCGAAAGCCTGGCAGACGGCACTGAAAATCGCTATTTTGATCTTGATCGTTGCCGCACCGCTGCAGGCCGTCCACGGTGATGCCTACGCCCGCCACGTCGAGGACACTCAGCCACAGAAGTTCGCTGCGATGGAGGGCCACTACGAAACCGGGACTGCCGATCTCCACCTCTTTGCTGTCCCGACTGACCTCTCTGCGCTGACCGATCCGCGGGCGGAGAACCTCTTTACGATCAGTCTCCCGCGAGTCGGCTCGTTCCTCGCCAGCGGGGGTGATTTCGATGCGGAGGTGATCGGGCTCAACGAGTACGAGGATAACCCGCCCGTGGCGCTGGTATTCTGGTCGTTCCGGCTCATGGTCGGGCTCGGCTTCCTGTTTATCGGGCTGGCCTTCTGGGGTGGCTATCTGATCTACCGCGACCGGCTTGCCGACAGCAGCCGGTACCTGAAGGCGATGATACTCGCCTCGCCACTGGGCTATGCCGCCTTGCTCACTGGCTGGTACGTCACCGAAATCGGCCGCCAACCCTGGGTCATTCAAGACGTCCTCAAAACGAGCGAGGCCGTCTCCTCGACCTTGACTTCGACGGAAGCCACCGCGAGCCTGACCGCGTTCGTGGTGATCTATATCGGCCTGGTCCTGGCCGCGCTGTACACCCTCCGGTGGCTGATCGAGGGCGAGCTCACCGAACTGGGTGTTACAGAGTCGGCCACCGATCACTGGTACGGGCCGATCCCGGGGGTGACCAGCGATGATTGA
- the nikB gene encoding nickel ABC transporter permease: MVDNVDLSGTLYGGLSRLWSVTVVAFGASLLTYGLIYLTPGDPAHTILAQQLRREPTAAEMAAFRAEQGLDESFVQQYLSWLVNVAHGDFGSSYYSSQSVRELLALHLPNTAELAIAAIVVAVVIAIPLGILSAVHYDTWIDHTAQVGALLGVSIPNFWLGYLLILVFSLGLGLTPVSGSGTVGHLVLPAITLGTAMAGIITRIVRTSVLDELGKDYVVVARSKGVSERLVVYKHALRNAFIPVVTIIGLQFGFVLNGAVVVEVVFQRPGLGTLLVDAVFARNYPVVQGVVLVTAVLFVLINQLVDLAYVAIDPQIERGVRS, from the coding sequence ATGGTCGACAACGTGGATCTATCGGGCACTCTCTACGGTGGTCTCTCCCGGCTGTGGTCCGTCACAGTCGTCGCGTTCGGCGCGTCGCTGCTCACCTACGGCCTGATCTATCTGACACCCGGCGATCCGGCCCATACGATTCTCGCCCAGCAGCTACGGCGTGAACCGACCGCCGCGGAAATGGCTGCCTTTCGCGCCGAGCAAGGACTGGACGAGTCGTTCGTCCAGCAGTACCTCTCCTGGCTCGTGAACGTGGCCCACGGTGACTTCGGGTCGTCGTATTACAGCAGCCAGTCCGTCCGAGAACTGCTGGCGTTGCACCTGCCAAACACGGCCGAGTTGGCCATCGCGGCGATCGTCGTTGCGGTCGTGATCGCGATTCCGCTTGGCATTCTCAGCGCAGTGCATTACGATACGTGGATCGATCATACCGCTCAAGTCGGGGCACTGCTGGGCGTCTCGATCCCCAATTTCTGGCTGGGGTATCTCCTGATTCTCGTCTTTTCGTTGGGGTTGGGACTGACACCTGTCTCGGGGTCGGGAACGGTTGGGCATCTGGTCTTGCCGGCGATCACGCTCGGCACTGCGATGGCCGGGATCATCACCCGGATCGTCCGCACGTCGGTCCTCGACGAACTGGGCAAAGACTACGTGGTCGTTGCACGCTCGAAGGGCGTCAGCGAGCGCCTCGTCGTCTACAAACACGCGCTTCGCAACGCGTTCATCCCGGTCGTGACGATCATCGGACTGCAGTTTGGCTTCGTGTTGAACGGGGCCGTCGTCGTCGAAGTCGTCTTTCAGCGGCCGGGTCTGGGAACGCTACTGGTCGATGCGGTCTTTGCCCGGAACTATCCCGTCGTCCAGGGCGTTGTCCTCGTTACAGCGGTCCTGTTCGTCCTCATCAACCAGCTGGTCGATCTGGCATACGTCGCCATCGACCCACAGATCGAGCGGGGTGTCCGGTCGTGA
- a CDS encoding FAD-dependent oxidoreductase: MDRSVCVIGGGIAGAGAALALPDALDVTVFESRAVGGRLASRRREGCIYDVGTDHVLLADGDLRELVADAAGDSLVEIDRPVKQFDADGTISERPAEFPRFSGRDGIDTLVQSLFETSGARIEEGATVTALDRRGGQWVVTAAGHRRAFDAAVLAVPAAAAVVLFEGADWDATLRRELARAADDSAHRSIDVVALHYPFAFGADYYGLVSIERASDVVWMGREQCKRGHVPDGESVLTLQLGSLWSAANANASARETAIESAHYVARLVGDDRLREPDWWDHHRWGQGVPTDGVDAALYERPLEFGLAIAGDWVAGVGQAHAALASGLRAGRQLAERFGSDPGA, encoded by the coding sequence ATGGATCGGTCGGTCTGCGTGATCGGTGGCGGGATCGCCGGGGCAGGGGCAGCACTCGCGCTTCCCGATGCCCTGGACGTGACCGTCTTCGAATCGCGTGCAGTCGGTGGCCGTCTCGCCAGCCGTCGTCGTGAGGGCTGCATCTACGACGTGGGGACCGACCACGTGCTGCTGGCTGATGGGGACCTTCGGGAGCTGGTCGCTGACGCTGCCGGTGACTCCCTCGTCGAGATCGATCGCCCCGTCAAGCAGTTCGACGCGGACGGGACGATCAGCGAACGACCGGCGGAGTTCCCGCGCTTTTCCGGCCGGGACGGCATCGACACCCTCGTTCAGTCGCTGTTCGAGACCAGCGGCGCACGCATCGAAGAAGGGGCGACAGTGACGGCCCTGGATCGCCGAGGCGGACAGTGGGTCGTGACCGCCGCGGGCCACCGACGCGCCTTCGACGCGGCGGTCCTCGCTGTCCCGGCTGCCGCCGCAGTCGTGCTGTTCGAGGGGGCCGACTGGGACGCGACTCTTCGGAGAGAACTCGCCAGAGCGGCCGACGACAGTGCCCACCGGTCGATCGACGTCGTGGCCCTCCACTATCCGTTTGCCTTCGGGGCTGATTACTACGGGCTCGTCAGCATCGAACGCGCAAGTGACGTCGTCTGGATGGGTCGCGAGCAGTGCAAACGCGGTCACGTCCCCGACGGCGAGTCCGTCCTGACGCTGCAACTCGGCTCGCTGTGGTCTGCAGCCAACGCGAACGCTTCGGCCCGGGAGACGGCGATCGAGTCGGCCCACTACGTCGCCAGACTCGTCGGTGACGATCGCCTCCGCGAACCCGACTGGTGGGATCACCACCGATGGGGGCAGGGCGTCCCGACGGACGGCGTAGACGCCGCGCTCTACGAGCGGCCACTCGAATTTGGCCTCGCTATCGCCGGTGACTGGGTGGCCGGCGTCGGGCAGGCTCACGCTGCCCTGGCGAGTGGGCTCCGGGCCGGTCGCCAACTCGCCGAGCGGTTCGGTTCGGACCCCGGGGCGTAA
- the pdxT gene encoding pyridoxal 5'-phosphate synthase glutaminase subunit PdxT, whose translation MTLHAGVVAVQGDVSEHAEAVRSAAETHGEDVEVVEIREAGLVPTCDVLLLPGGESTTISRLLHREGIASEIRTHVDSGKPVLATCAGLIVAARDAGDERVDTLDVLDLTVERNAFGRQKDSFEAPLSVEGLDDPFHAVFIRAPVISAVGDAEVLATWEGRPVAVRDGPVVGTSFHPELTADHRIHDLAFFA comes from the coding sequence ATGACGCTTCACGCGGGTGTCGTCGCCGTCCAGGGTGACGTCAGCGAACACGCCGAGGCCGTCAGGTCGGCTGCTGAGACCCACGGTGAGGACGTCGAAGTCGTCGAGATCCGGGAGGCCGGCCTCGTGCCGACGTGTGACGTCCTTCTGCTACCTGGGGGTGAATCGACAACCATCTCTCGACTGCTCCATCGTGAAGGCATCGCGTCGGAGATCCGCACCCACGTCGACAGTGGCAAGCCCGTTTTGGCGACCTGTGCCGGGCTGATCGTCGCTGCCCGCGACGCCGGTGACGAGCGCGTCGACACTCTCGACGTACTCGATCTCACCGTCGAGCGCAACGCCTTTGGCCGCCAGAAAGACAGCTTCGAGGCACCGCTCTCCGTCGAAGGCCTAGACGACCCGTTTCATGCGGTGTTTATCCGCGCGCCGGTCATCAGCGCAGTCGGCGACGCGGAGGTCTTGGCTACCTGGGAAGGCCGACCCGTTGCAGTCCGGGATGGGCCGGTCGTCGGAACCTCCTTCCATCCAGAATTGACCGCCGATCACCGGATTCACGATCTCGCGTTCTTCGCATAG
- the hisE gene encoding phosphoribosyl-ATP diphosphatase, producing the protein MTDEKAILDELFAVIEDRKETLPEDSYTADLFSHEKGENAVLEKLGEESTELLLAAKDDDREEIAHESADIVYHLLVLLAMKDMDLADLRAELRERR; encoded by the coding sequence ATGACTGACGAGAAAGCGATTCTCGACGAACTGTTCGCGGTAATCGAGGACCGCAAGGAGACGCTGCCCGAGGACTCCTACACGGCCGATCTGTTCTCCCACGAGAAAGGCGAGAACGCCGTTCTGGAGAAGCTGGGCGAGGAGTCGACCGAGTTGCTACTCGCGGCCAAAGACGACGACCGGGAAGAAATTGCCCACGAGAGTGCCGATATCGTCTATCACCTGCTCGTTTTGCTGGCGATGAAAGACATGGATCTGGCGGATCTGCGGGCGGAATTGCGGGAACGTCGCTAA
- a CDS encoding FG-GAP repeat protein: MGNDVALSRDGTTAIVGAVGDVTTNEDNGQAFIFEWNGSGWTQARSVSPDEQDTPGLLGNAVALSADGLTALVGVPAGARGGTAPIGTVYVLSAEGGEWTREARLTSAEERPGERFGLSAALSADGTTALVGANQFSQENPNEYLDGSAHVLERVDGTWEHRTRLTAEDSEDAHGFGLRAALSADGTTALLGASKESNENGEEAGAAYVFSGEGSDWGQQDKLVPEGGEEYNEFGSTVSLSGDGTTAMVGDQLDNTATGDSSGSVSVFAADGGAWTQQATVVPDTIEGNERFGDAVALTDDGTRALVGSGGGGSLGDIDVGSVHLLEADGDAWTQREQYTQFPNRTVNDSFGARVDISADGTVGLVGATRDGEQGLTSGAAWVLDLPDD; this comes from the coding sequence ATGGGCAACGACGTGGCCCTGTCCCGCGACGGGACGACGGCCATCGTCGGCGCGGTGGGGGACGTGACGACGAACGAAGACAACGGTCAGGCCTTCATCTTCGAGTGGAACGGAAGCGGATGGACCCAAGCCAGGAGCGTCAGCCCGGACGAGCAGGACACGCCGGGACTGCTGGGCAACGCCGTGGCGCTGTCGGCCGATGGGTTGACGGCGCTGGTCGGCGTGCCGGCGGGTGCGAGAGGGGGGACCGCTCCCATCGGGACGGTATACGTTCTCTCCGCCGAGGGTGGCGAGTGGACCCGCGAGGCCAGACTGACCTCGGCCGAAGAACGGCCGGGCGAGCGATTCGGCCTCTCGGCGGCGCTGTCGGCCGACGGCACAACAGCACTCGTCGGCGCAAATCAGTTTTCCCAGGAGAACCCGAACGAGTACCTCGACGGATCTGCTCACGTTCTCGAACGGGTCGACGGAACCTGGGAACATCGGACGCGACTCACCGCCGAGGACAGCGAGGACGCCCACGGCTTCGGGCTGCGGGCGGCGCTGTCCGCGGACGGCACCACGGCTCTGCTGGGAGCCAGCAAGGAATCAAACGAGAACGGCGAGGAGGCCGGCGCTGCCTACGTCTTTTCCGGCGAGGGGAGCGACTGGGGCCAGCAGGACAAACTCGTTCCCGAGGGCGGCGAGGAGTACAACGAGTTTGGAAGTACGGTGTCGCTGTCCGGCGACGGCACGACAGCGATGGTCGGGGATCAGCTGGACAACACCGCCACCGGCGACTCCTCCGGGTCGGTGTCGGTCTTCGCGGCTGACGGCGGGGCGTGGACACAGCAGGCCACCGTCGTGCCCGACACCATCGAGGGCAACGAGCGGTTCGGCGACGCCGTCGCCCTCACCGACGACGGGACACGGGCACTCGTGGGGAGCGGCGGCGGTGGGAGTCTCGGAGACATCGATGTCGGGTCCGTCCATCTGCTCGAAGCCGACGGGGACGCCTGGACACAGCGCGAACAGTATACGCAGTTTCCCAACCGAACGGTCAACGACAGCTTCGGGGCTCGCGTCGACATCTCGGCGGACGGAACTGTCGGTCTCGTCGGCGCGACGCGGGACGGCGAGCAAGGACTGACCTCCGGCGCAGCGTGGGTCTTAGACTTGCCCGACGACTGA
- a CDS encoding GTPase, translating to MSHPFEALPTTPTSEELIDKAFSRAARAGRAKQGHEAQESMLQTASNILSDNLENVVTAWPDFDELDPFYRELADAESDVDELRQHLSEVTWASRKTDDIRDEYQSRLRNADTDGARKLRKQAFARLADVTREVSDDLAALGEARNALRVFPDIRPDEPAIVVAGYPNVGKSSFVNRVTRADNEIAAYPFTTTQIHVGHIERDHIRYQLVDTPGLLDRRPEERNDIENQAISALEHLADAVLVMVDASGECGFPIEVQLDLRDDVVQRFEDAPVLTVCNKSDRARDVAADHYMSVTENDNVDGVLDAAIEAVGYEPELPFEE from the coding sequence ATGAGCCATCCTTTCGAAGCCCTGCCGACGACGCCCACGTCGGAGGAACTCATCGACAAAGCCTTCTCACGGGCCGCCCGGGCGGGCCGGGCCAAGCAAGGCCACGAGGCCCAGGAGTCGATGCTCCAGACCGCCTCGAACATCCTCTCGGACAACTTGGAGAACGTCGTCACGGCCTGGCCGGACTTCGACGAACTCGACCCGTTCTATCGGGAGCTGGCCGACGCCGAGAGCGACGTCGACGAGTTGCGCCAGCACCTCTCGGAGGTCACGTGGGCCAGCCGGAAGACCGACGATATCCGCGACGAGTACCAATCCCGACTGCGCAACGCTGACACCGACGGCGCCCGCAAACTCCGCAAGCAGGCCTTTGCCCGCCTGGCGGACGTCACTCGCGAGGTGAGTGATGACCTCGCGGCGCTTGGGGAGGCCCGGAACGCGCTTCGGGTGTTCCCGGACATCCGTCCCGACGAACCGGCGATCGTCGTCGCGGGCTATCCCAACGTCGGGAAGTCGTCGTTCGTCAACCGCGTGACGCGGGCGGACAACGAGATCGCCGCCTACCCGTTCACGACGACGCAGATCCACGTCGGGCACATCGAACGCGACCATATCCGGTATCAACTGGTAGACACCCCCGGACTGCTCGATCGCCGCCCGGAGGAGCGCAACGATATCGAGAACCAGGCGATCAGTGCCTTAGAGCACCTCGCCGACGCTGTGCTTGTCATGGTCGATGCCAGTGGTGAGTGTGGCTTCCCGATCGAGGTCCAACTCGACCTCCGAGACGATGTTGTCCAACGTTTCGAGGACGCTCCCGTCCTGACGGTTTGCAACAAGAGCGACCGAGCCCGTGACGTCGCGGCCGATCACTACATGAGCGTCACCGAAAACGACAACGTCGATGGCGTCCTCGATGCAGCGATCGAGGCCGTCGGGTACGAGCCGGAACTGCCCTTCGAAGAGTAA
- a CDS encoding GNAT family N-acetyltransferase gives MSQSPVPDDEVTPLTVRCFRSADADRVWHVHKRTIQSSPLPFVSKPSFDEDLRNVPEHYFETGGTFLVGCLDDTVIATGGMRPEDENAIELRRLRVMPDHQQQGYGTALLEELEAFARREAFDRITLHTDDVLTVAQSLYEAHGYEETHREPHPVLDGEVIFYEKPL, from the coding sequence ATGAGCCAGTCCCCGGTTCCCGACGACGAAGTGACGCCACTCACCGTCCGCTGCTTTCGATCCGCCGACGCCGATCGAGTCTGGCACGTCCACAAACGGACGATCCAGTCCTCACCGCTCCCGTTCGTTTCGAAGCCCTCTTTCGACGAGGATCTCCGGAACGTTCCGGAGCACTACTTCGAGACTGGCGGGACGTTCCTCGTCGGCTGTCTCGATGACACGGTGATCGCGACCGGCGGGATGCGACCCGAAGACGAGAATGCGATCGAACTGCGACGGTTGCGGGTGATGCCCGACCACCAGCAGCAGGGCTACGGGACTGCATTGCTTGAGGAGTTGGAAGCGTTCGCCCGCCGGGAAGCGTTCGATCGCATCACCCTCCACACTGACGACGTGTTGACCGTCGCCCAATCGTTGTACGAGGCCCACGGCTACGAGGAGACACATCGAGAGCCCCATCCGGTACTCGATGGGGAGGTTATCTTCTACGAAAAGCCGCTGTGA